The following are encoded together in the Myxococcales bacterium genome:
- a CDS encoding alpha/beta hydrolase: MKRVLGGVGVVLGVYGAITLLAYLGQRRMLFPAPKQAEEPRMDGATMTRVTAPSGRTVYAFYVPPTKKPGVTVVHFHGNGEELAGLVPLAWSFRRAGLGFFAVEYPGYGLAKEYEPSEDAIYADAEAALWHLHNGLGVPSPEVVLEGQSLGSGVAVEMAKRGHGARLVLISPFTSVADVASATLPLLPTRWLVRDKFDNLAKAPGLSLPVLVIHGSEDEVIPFSMGERLTGAFPTATLNRVQGAHHNDLFVREGRRIIDQIVEFATAGFHG, translated from the coding sequence GTGAAGCGAGTGCTGGGTGGTGTGGGCGTGGTGCTGGGTGTGTACGGCGCGATCACGCTGCTCGCCTACCTCGGACAGCGGCGCATGTTGTTTCCCGCCCCCAAGCAGGCCGAGGAACCGCGCATGGACGGCGCGACCATGACCCGCGTGACGGCACCCAGCGGGCGGACCGTCTACGCGTTCTACGTCCCGCCCACGAAAAAGCCCGGCGTGACGGTCGTGCACTTCCATGGCAACGGCGAGGAGCTCGCCGGGCTCGTCCCGCTGGCGTGGTCGTTTCGTCGGGCCGGTCTCGGGTTCTTTGCGGTCGAGTACCCCGGGTATGGGTTGGCCAAGGAGTACGAACCCTCCGAAGACGCCATCTACGCGGACGCGGAGGCCGCCCTCTGGCATCTGCACAACGGTCTCGGGGTCCCGAGCCCGGAGGTGGTGCTCGAGGGGCAGTCCCTCGGCAGCGGGGTAGCTGTCGAAATGGCAAAGCGGGGGCACGGCGCACGGCTGGTGTTGATCTCGCCTTTTACCAGCGTCGCTGACGTTGCTTCGGCGACGTTGCCCCTGTTGCCGACGCGCTGGCTCGTGCGGGACAAGTTCGACAACCTCGCCAAGGCGCCCGGCCTATCGCTCCCCGTGTTGGTCATCCACGGCAGCGAGGACGAGGTCATTCCATTCTCGATGGGCGAGCGCCTGACCGGCGCGTTCCCCACGGCGACCTTGAACCGCGTCCAAGGGGCTCACCACAATGATCTGTTCGTCCGCGAGGGACGCAGGATCATCGATCAGATCGTCGAGTTCGCCACCGCCGGCTTCCACGGCTGA